The Gammaproteobacteria bacterium genomic sequence CCAAGAGGAGTAGTTGATGGCCACCATCGATCCTTATAAATACCAAACATTATTAAATTATTTTGAGAATGCTAAAAACCTAGGCGGTAAGGCTTGGGAACATGCCGTTACGTTGGATTTCTTGAATACCGCTAAGATTCAGGATTGTTCTATTCATTGTTTCCACTACCAACAGATGTTCGAGTGTCTTTTTAAACACATTCTTGAAGTAAAAACAGAGTTTGGTGCCTATTCCAAGTCTCACCAATTGAATAAACTTTTGGAAGAAGTTGTAGGTTCAACATCGTTCAGAACAGATAAATCAAGGTATCGAGGCGACTTAAATGCTATTACCGTCTGTGCGGAAGAATATAGATATAACTTTGATATAAATTGCAGTTCGTATTTCGAGATGGTGGAAACATGTAATGAATTGTTGAAAGAGTTAATTGAGTTTGAGCGAGGCTAGGATATACCTAATTAACGCGTACATTACGCATATCTCCGGCGACACTCGCACCATGGAGTCCCGCGCCATACCGCGCCCTGCGTTTCTAATGGGTAACCTAACCAACGCGCACCTTACACCTTAATAGGAGAGAAACATGATCC encodes the following:
- a CDS encoding conserved hypothetical protein (Evidence 4 : Unknown function but conserved in other organisms); translation: MATIDPYKYQTLLNYFENAKNLGGKAWEHAVTLDFLNTAKIQDCSIHCFHYQQMFECLFKHILEVKTEFGAYSKSHQLNKLLEEVVGSTSFRTDKSRYRGDLNAITVCAEEYRYNFDINCSSYFEMVETCNELLKELIEFERG